In one Pirellulales bacterium genomic region, the following are encoded:
- a CDS encoding MmcQ/YjbR family DNA-binding protein, with product MSERLLARVRRICLALPDTSERLSHNEPTFFAGKKVFVMFANNHHGDGRVAVWLPGTLEDQESLIAEDPQKFFRPPYVGPRGWLGVILKNVSVSELSLLIEAAYERVRAPRPKPKRRTR from the coding sequence ATGAGTGAGCGATTGTTGGCCCGTGTGCGCCGGATTTGTCTGGCATTGCCGGATACCAGCGAACGATTGTCCCACAACGAACCGACTTTTTTTGCCGGCAAGAAGGTCTTCGTCATGTTCGCGAACAATCATCATGGCGACGGCCGCGTGGCGGTCTGGTTGCCTGGCACGCTGGAAGATCAGGAGTCGCTCATCGCAGAGGATCCTCAGAAATTCTTTCGCCCACCCTACGTCGGCCCACGAGGCTGGTTAGGCGTCATCCTGAAGAACGTCAGCGTATCCGAACTAAGCCTGCTCATCGAAGCGGCCTACGAACGAGTCCGCGCGCCACGCCCCAAGCCAAAACGCAGGACGCGATGA